The following are encoded in a window of Gossypium raimondii isolate GPD5lz chromosome 13, ASM2569854v1, whole genome shotgun sequence genomic DNA:
- the LOC105781366 gene encoding uncharacterized protein LOC105781366, which produces MSFTPPPPPPPPPPPPPPVFVSENYHIWVVKMKTYLQAYDLWNVVENDTELASLRANPTIAQIKQHSEECTKKHKSMKCLQNGVFDVIFTRIIACDTPKQAWEKMKEEFLGSDKTRQQQLINLRRDFENLKMREFETIKQYSDRIMATVNNIRILGDDFSESRVVEKQNQAQATEDIQAQEEHVFTASCYATSRKVKKDWLVDNGYTHHMASNEELFKDLDRSLASKVKIGNGNLIEAKGRGNVLISTHSGNKTISDVLFVPDIDQNLLSVG; this is translated from the exons ATGAGCTttacaccaccaccaccaccaccaccaccaccaccaccaccaccaccagtCTTTGTTAGTGAAAACTACCACATTTGGGTtgtgaaaatgaaaacttatttgCAAGCATATGACTTGTGGAATGTGGTCGAGAATGACACAGAACTAGCTTCATTAAGGGCCAATCCCACGATTGCACAAATCAAACAGCATAGTGAAGAGTGTACCAAGAAGCATAAATCAATGAAATGCTTGCAAAATGGTGTGTTTGATGTGATATTCACTCGAATAATAGCTTGTGACACTCCAAAACAAGCCTgggagaagatgaaggaagagTTTCTGGGGTCAGATAAGACTAGGCAGCAACAGTTGATCAACCTCAGGAGGGACTTTGAGAACTTAAAGATGAGAGAGTTTGAAACAATCAAGCAGTACTCTGATAGGATAATGGCTACAGTCAATAACATTAGGATCCTTGGAGACGATTTTAGTGAAAGCAGAGTTGTTGAGAAG CAAAATCAAGCTCAGGCTACTGAGGATATACAAGCTCAGGAGGAGCATGTTTTCACTGCATCCTGTTATGCAACCTCAAGAAAAGTCAAAAAGGACTGGTTAGTAGACAATGGCTACACTCACCATATGGCATCTAATGAAGAGCTGTTCAAGGATCTTGATAGAAGCCTTGCTTCCAAAGTCAAGATTGGAAATGGAAACCTTATTGAAGCCAAAGGCAGAGGCAATGTTCTGATCAGCACACATTCAGGTAACAAAACAATCTCAGATGTCCTTTTTGTACCTGATATAGACCAAAATCTGCTTAGTGTTGGTTAG